AATCAAATGTGCTATGCAtgttatatacttttatgtattgGTTGGCCTACATTCCCGGCCAAAGTTTGCTAAAAGTTTTGTAACAATTTTGAGGCGTTTTGTTGTATCTTAAGCCATGCCCTTCGTATTGGGCCATACACCTTCAATGGAAGGCATCTTCTACATTGAGGCACAttcactaagaacagtgcagtgtgtactccctgtgtggtgtgcagggggcgccagattcaggatttctgacacacgttctccatgaatctggcgccccctgcactgcccacttttttttggtgcacctttaacatgggtcctgcgacacaaatctgtcaaactttgcatgctaaatctggcgcacagtgcgACTGAGCACTGAAACATCAGGTAATCTGTATCATATGAAGCATAGTGCATCTGCGCCACAAAGGGGTCTGgcgtgacacatatgtggcacggatacttcttaaccccttaacgacttggccctttttagtttttttcacttccatttttcactcacaatcttcaaaaatctattactttttttatttttccacataaagagctgtgtgacggcttattttctgcgtaacaaattgcacttcatagtgatggtatttaatattccatgccgtgtactgggaagcgggaaaaaaattccaaatgcagtgaaaatggtgaaaaaacacatttgcaacgttttcttgtgggcttggattttacagctttcactctgcgccccaaatgacatgtctgatttattttttgggtcggtacgatcacgaggataccaaatttgtataggttttataatggtttcatacatttaaaaaaattaaaacctcctgtacaaaattttttttgtgattttgccattttctggcagcattaactttttcatactttggtgtacagagctgtgggtggtgtcattttttgagacctttgatggcgttttcattgctataatttttaggactgtgcgaccttttgttcactttttattcatttttttatatttttcaaaatggcaaaaaaatgctattttcgactttggacgctattttccattacgcggttaaacgcagtgaaaaaccgttattatattttgatagatcgggcattttcggacgtggcgatacctaatatgttttactgtttattaatatttatatcagttctagggaaaaattttttttatttttttttacttttactatttttcagactttaaccctaggttgtctgatcgatcctaccatatactgccatactgctgatagcacattgtaatgaatgggttaaaacgacacagcttcgggccttcgtgagacccgaagctgtcatggcaatggattgccactccccgtgacgtcatcggggagcgacgatcagcggcaagatggcggcgcccatgaagTCACCGGCAGCATTGCCAGGGGCGATCaaggtgaaagcacccgcgatcggtgctagcaccgatcgcgggtgttaccagcaagcctttgctgcaatatgcagcaaagacttaccggctatggagagggctcgtcccgcggcaaggggttaaatacctgtgcaagcagtttgcactaaacagaacatgcaaagttcaacagaaaactggtgcaagatccttagtaaatgtgccccgatataaGTATGAAAGGCATGTAGGTAAATTTCTTGGTGAAAATTGAGTAGGAATTCTGTCAAAGTCATCTTACCGATTTGACTAAACTTACCGAAATATTGCATAGGAACAAGGCCACTGTAATATTTTTCAGCATCGCTTTCTTAATTTTTGCACAAGTATCTTGAGACGTGGAGTCTTGCTGCGTGATGTGGCAGCGGTCGTGGTGTTTGTTTTCATTCCCTGTCCTAAAATCGGTATTTTTGGAAGGGAATCTTGTTTCATGTGACATGATAGAGATTCCCACACAAGGTGTCCTAGTATTCTGCTTGTGCTTTCGGTTTATGTATGTTATGATGAACATGTTTTGTAGGTATTTCTCCAGTATGACCAGTATGGAGTAGGGTATATTGTACCAGATGAAGGCCGGGTGGTTATCGGAAAATATTATGGCAATTATTGAGCCCCATGATGTAATCCAAGATCCGATGGCAGAGCCCACCAGTAGGTTTTCATCCAGTTTAACAGCTGGACTTTTCTCCTTCAAAGTAGGTGTTGCATCCAGTTTATGTATCATGAGTCCGACCAGTGATACTACACTCATGAGGCTGAGGACGACGATTGAATATATGTAGTAAATGCTCAGAGCGGATTCGCTTTTGATCTTCGTGCGTCCAATATTCAGCAGGTATATTGCGACTGTAGCAACAGTTGCACCCAAAGCGATGAGTCCTACAAGGGTACCAGGGACAACCCCATGGAAAGTCAGTTTAGATCTATGATGACGAGATCCAAGGTTGTTTCCTATATTCTTCCACAGTACATACAGCATGGCCGAGGCCAAGATCTGATATTCAATGTGGAAGGGGTATAAGTAATAGATTCCTCTTCTGAAGCTGTCACACAGACTGGAGGTACAGTTACACTGCATGTGATCCTCATCTGAAAGATATAGGAACCCGAAATAAAACTGTAAGGAATGTACAACTATTGATTTACTGATAGATTACAATATTATACAGTGCTTAGGATAAAGATATCAATCACAATAACCAGGGTCTGCTCCAGGTTTCAGGAGGCTCCTGGgcgacaaagcctcagtgggccttTTTGCAGCGAACTCACATGGcgccattaaaaattcagaaactaaaacagtctcctgttccctagtttttcagaacaaatagccccactatggattcattagtTACAGCCCCTccttacccccatggattccttatgtacagccttatgtgggcccccccaacagctctgggccccggcacatgcccaggtatgcccagtgctggcgccatcCCTGACGATAACTTACGTAAAGTTATGTTAACAAAGCCGAGCGATGTCAGTCTACCCATGTGCTCCTCCAGCTGGTGATCAGATTCTGTGGCCACTGCACTCGCCCAGAGAAGTAAATTTGTATAAACTGAGTGGATTAAGCCAAATctgaataaaaaaagaataaaaattaacACACGTCTATACATAGCTCTAATAGATCTGCAAACAAGTAAATGTATACTTTttggttttattctatttttggtTTATTATTCACATGCTTTTTGAAGTATTGCATTTTTTAGTATACAGTTATGAGAATTTAGAAGTTACCTATTTCATAACTATAATAAATAGTTATGAAAGAACAAAAGTGCAGACAGAGAACCAGGATACAGAACTCTAAAATCATAATATTTCTGAAAATCTGAAGGTAGTCCTAGAAaagacaatgagagtcctgattactccgcccacacacagtgattgacagtgagagtcctgattactctgcccacacacagtgattgacagtaagagtcctgattactctgcccacacacaatgattgacagtgagagacctgcttactccgcccacacacagtgattgacagtgagagtcctgattacttcgcccagacacaatgattgacagtgagagtcctgattactctgcccacacacaatgattgacagtgagagtcctgattactctgcccacacacagtgattgacagtaagagtcctgattactctgcccacacacaatgattgacagtgagagtcctgattcccctgcccacacacagtgattgacagtgagagtcctgattacttcgcccagacacaatgattgacagtgagagtcctgattactctgcccacacacaatgattgacagtgagagaccTGCTTACTCCGACAACACACagagattgacagtgagagtcctgattactct
The DNA window shown above is from Engystomops pustulosus chromosome 1, aEngPut4.maternal, whole genome shotgun sequence and carries:
- the LOC140112912 gene encoding proton channel OTOP1-like yields the protein MGTDMTDSSHSTENATINGISLEMKDMGNEITLPPPPPSPPPPMSEPHIGANVMTTSKRHKNSEIASSQYGINIFILGLLLMLATYLNITGLSEGDRLIFLIALMLVQVLWMIFYMAIGNRKKWATAEKDGHAGARWLKCGIGLFAGTTIAMHALKLGYFIGYTECKSIVEGMYPVTHIIHTILQVYFLWRHSKDVIKSFKTLERFGLIHSVYTNLLLWASAVATESDHQLEEHMGRLTSLGFVNITLHEDHMQCNCTSSLCDSFRRGIYYLYPFHIEYQILASAMLYVLWKNIGNNLGSRHHRSKLTFHGVVPGTLVGLIALGATVATVAIYLLNIGRTKIKSESALSIYYIYSIVVLSLMSVVSLVGLMIHKLDATPTLKEKSPAVKLDENLLVGSAIGSWITSWGSIIAIIFSDNHPAFIWYNIPYSILVILEKYLQNMFIITYINRKHKQNTRTPCVGISIMSHETRFPSKNTDFRTGNENKHHDRCHITQQDSTSQDTCAKIKKAMLKNITVALFLCNISLWIPPAFGCRPQYDNGLEAVVFGFIPWIIVIDISVPFSIFYRMHSTYSLFDVYCKIGSS